In Zhaonella formicivorans, one DNA window encodes the following:
- the gcvH gene encoding glycine cleavage system protein GcvH — MIKSDLKYTKDHEWVKVEGNKARIGISHHAQEAMGDVVFVELPEVGDEISQHDSFGTVESVKAVSDVYAPVSGKVVEINEALLDSPELINSDPYGEGWMIVIEVEDEGQLESLLSAEEYEAFLKEAE; from the coding sequence ATGATTAAAAGCGATCTCAAGTACACTAAGGACCATGAATGGGTAAAGGTAGAAGGAAACAAGGCTAGAATCGGTATTTCGCATCATGCGCAGGAAGCTATGGGCGATGTAGTTTTTGTGGAACTGCCGGAAGTTGGAGATGAAATCAGTCAGCACGATTCTTTCGGCACGGTGGAGTCCGTAAAAGCTGTTTCCGATGTATACGCTCCGGTAAGTGGAAAAGTGGTGGAAATCAACGAAGCACTGCTTGATTCTCCTGAATTGATTAACAGCGACCCATATGGTGAAGGCTGGATGATCGTTATTGAAGTGGAGGATGAAGGACAGCTTGAAAGCCTGCTCTCCGCCGAAGAGTACGAGGCATTCCTCAAGGAGGCAGAATAA